One region of Limisphaera ngatamarikiensis genomic DNA includes:
- a CDS encoding AIR synthase related protein codes for KPDCLPPAPPHLPDRPVPEKFLAISADGNAAYVLLDPYEGGKTVIAEAARNLACTGALPIGVTDNLNFANPLRPDLFWQLSESVRGMADACRALQIPVTGGNCSLYNQSPRGPIDPTPTVVMVGLIEEADHITTQWFKDDGDVILLLGLPVDTQDPLQGLGGSALMQLTLGRKTGRPPRCDLETAGRLHSGLVGLIRAGGIKSAHDCSEGGLAVCLAECCISQQIARHTPRLIGARVDLGPLLQPDPNGFVPRLDALLFGETQSRVVITCAPLDEPKITERAKILGLPVTRLGTVGGTELVIRAGDRSWHWPVAELHDLWWNSLARAMNA; via the coding sequence AAACCCGATTGCCTCCCACCCGCCCCACCGCACCTGCCCGACCGACCCGTCCCCGAAAAATTCCTCGCCATCAGCGCCGACGGCAACGCCGCCTACGTCCTGCTCGACCCTTACGAGGGCGGCAAAACCGTCATCGCCGAAGCCGCACGCAACCTCGCCTGCACCGGCGCCCTCCCCATCGGCGTCACCGACAACCTCAACTTCGCCAACCCACTCCGACCCGACCTCTTCTGGCAGCTGAGCGAAAGCGTCCGCGGCATGGCCGACGCCTGTCGCGCCCTCCAAATCCCCGTCACCGGCGGCAATTGCTCCCTCTACAACCAGAGCCCACGCGGCCCCATCGACCCCACCCCCACCGTCGTCATGGTCGGCCTCATCGAAGAAGCCGACCACATCACCACCCAATGGTTCAAAGACGACGGCGACGTCATCCTGCTGCTGGGCCTGCCCGTGGACACTCAAGACCCCCTCCAGGGCCTCGGCGGCAGCGCCCTCATGCAACTCACCCTCGGCCGCAAAACCGGTCGCCCACCCCGTTGCGACCTCGAAACCGCCGGCCGACTCCACTCCGGCCTCGTCGGCCTCATCCGCGCCGGCGGCATCAAAAGCGCCCACGACTGCAGCGAAGGCGGCCTGGCCGTCTGCCTGGCCGAATGCTGCATCAGCCAACAAATCGCACGGCACACCCCACGTCTCATCGGCGCCCGCGTGGACCTCGGCCCGCTCCTCCAGCCGGACCCGAACGGTTTCGTCCCACGCCTCGACGCTCTGCTCTTCGGCGAAACCCAGTCCCGCGTCGTCATCACCTGCGCACCCCTGGACGAACCCAAAATCACCGAACGCGCCAAAATCCTCGGCCTGCCCGTCACCCGGCTGGGCACCGTCGGCGGCACCGAACTGGTCATCCGGGCCGGCGACCGGTCCTGGCACTGGCCGGTGGCGGAACTCCACGACCTGTGGTGGAACAGCCTCGCCCGCGCCATGAACGCCTGA
- the purL gene encoding phosphoribosylformylglycinamidine synthase subunit PurL, producing MNEPEITPELVAQHNLTPDEYALILRILGRPPTYTELGIFSVMWSEHCSYKNTRPLLKQFPTRSPRVLVGAGEENAGIVDIGDGLAVAFKVESHNHPSAVEPFQGAATGVGGIIRDIFTMGARPLCAVNSLRFGPITDEAASDPATAANNRRLFSGVVAGIAHYGNCFGIPTLAGEVCFDRSYEGNPLVNVFCLGVLRHEQIARARAQGVGNPVFYVGPPTGRDGLAGAAFASQDLTEESAELQRGAVQVGDPFMEKLVCEACLELLATGAVAGIQDMGAAGLTCSTCETAARAGTGIEIDLDKVPQRVPNLSSYEIMLSESQERMLVIVHKGREEEVQRIFDKWELPWAQIGVVTDTGRMVVKHRGRIVADIPVDKITNDSPVYHRQGTPPAWLAEAHAFTLDQFPETPDIPATLRRLLAWPTIASKNWVFRQYDHMVRNNTVVCPGS from the coding sequence ATGAACGAACCGGAAATCACACCGGAACTGGTGGCGCAGCACAACCTGACGCCGGACGAATACGCCCTGATCCTCCGGATCCTGGGCCGCCCGCCCACGTACACGGAGCTCGGCATCTTCTCCGTCATGTGGAGCGAACACTGCAGCTACAAAAACACCCGGCCCCTGCTGAAACAGTTCCCCACCCGCTCGCCCCGCGTCCTCGTCGGCGCCGGCGAGGAAAACGCCGGTATCGTGGACATCGGAGACGGCCTGGCCGTCGCCTTCAAGGTCGAATCCCACAACCACCCCAGCGCCGTCGAACCCTTCCAGGGCGCCGCCACCGGCGTCGGCGGCATTATCCGCGACATCTTCACCATGGGCGCCCGACCCCTCTGCGCCGTCAATTCCCTCCGGTTCGGACCCATCACCGACGAGGCCGCGTCCGACCCCGCCACCGCCGCCAACAACCGGCGCCTCTTCTCGGGCGTCGTCGCCGGTATCGCCCACTACGGCAACTGCTTCGGCATCCCCACCCTCGCCGGCGAGGTCTGCTTCGACCGCTCCTACGAGGGCAACCCACTCGTCAACGTCTTCTGCCTCGGCGTGCTCCGCCACGAACAAATCGCCCGCGCCCGCGCCCAGGGCGTCGGTAACCCCGTCTTCTACGTCGGTCCCCCCACCGGCCGCGACGGCCTCGCCGGCGCCGCCTTCGCCTCCCAGGACCTCACCGAGGAATCCGCCGAACTCCAGCGCGGAGCCGTCCAGGTCGGCGACCCCTTCATGGAAAAACTCGTCTGCGAAGCCTGCCTCGAACTCCTGGCCACCGGCGCCGTCGCCGGCATCCAGGACATGGGCGCCGCAGGCCTCACCTGCTCCACCTGCGAAACCGCCGCCCGCGCCGGCACCGGCATCGAAATCGACCTCGACAAGGTCCCCCAGCGCGTCCCCAACCTCTCCAGCTACGAAATCATGCTCAGCGAGTCCCAGGAACGCATGCTCGTCATCGTCCACAAGGGCCGCGAAGAAGAAGTCCAACGCATCTTCGACAAATGGGAGCTGCCCTGGGCCCAAATCGGCGTCGTCACCGACACCGGCCGCATGGTCGTCAAACACCGCGGCCGCATCGTGGCCGACATCCCCGTCGACAAAATCACCAACGATTCACCCGTCTACCACCGCCAGGGCACCCCACCCGCATGGCTCGCCGAAGCCCACGCCTTCACCCTCGACCAGTTCCCCGAAACCCCCGATATCCCCGCCACCCTCCGACGGCTCCTCGCCTGGCCCACCATCGCCTCCAAAAACTGGGTCTTCCGACAGTACGACCACATGGTCCGTAACAACACCGTCGTCTGCCCCGGCAGC
- a CDS encoding thioredoxin domain-containing protein: protein MNSFESRAGGRPVNRLAGALSPYLLQHAHNPVDWYPWCEEAFARARVEDKPIFLSIGYATCHWCHVMERESFEDPAVAAFLNAHFVSIKVDREERPDLDRLYMAFVQATTGEGGWPLTVFLTPEGEPFFGGTYFPPEPRHGRPSFRMLLERVAELWRERRSELRRAAAELRKQLAASLELESAVTGLPGPALLRRAAEQIMAHYDPVHGGFGGAPKFPQPALGLFLLAVASRLELPGAVEQVLTTCDRMAAGGIHDHLGGGFARYSVDERWLVPHFEKMLYDQAQLVHLYLEAFLVGGAARHAAVARGILEYVLRDLRLPEGGFASGEDADSEGQEGRFYCWTVSELREVLTPEELAVAQRYFGVTEAGNFVDHSHPRPLRGLNVLSVAGPEVLEDPGAGVLLASAIRKMQEARARRVRPLRDDKVLASWNGLMLGALARAGAVLGEPRYVEAARSNLAFLRGHMWEGAGGGGDGGGRGRGRLIHEWR from the coding sequence ATGAATTCCTTTGAATCGAGGGCCGGCGGGCGTCCGGTCAACCGGCTGGCGGGGGCGCTGTCGCCGTACCTGCTGCAGCATGCGCACAATCCGGTGGATTGGTATCCGTGGTGTGAGGAGGCGTTTGCGCGGGCGCGGGTGGAGGACAAGCCGATTTTTCTGAGCATCGGTTACGCGACCTGTCACTGGTGCCATGTGATGGAGCGGGAATCGTTTGAGGATCCGGCGGTGGCGGCGTTTTTGAATGCGCATTTTGTGAGCATCAAGGTGGACCGGGAGGAGCGGCCGGATCTGGACCGGCTGTACATGGCGTTTGTGCAAGCGACGACGGGCGAGGGTGGATGGCCGCTGACGGTGTTTCTGACGCCGGAGGGGGAACCGTTTTTCGGGGGGACCTATTTCCCGCCGGAACCGCGCCATGGCCGACCCTCGTTCCGGATGTTGCTGGAGCGGGTGGCGGAGTTGTGGCGGGAGCGTCGTTCGGAGCTGCGACGTGCGGCGGCCGAGCTGCGGAAACAACTGGCGGCGAGTCTGGAGCTGGAGAGTGCGGTGACGGGTCTGCCGGGTCCGGCCCTGTTGCGGCGTGCGGCGGAGCAGATCATGGCCCATTACGATCCCGTGCATGGTGGTTTTGGCGGGGCGCCCAAGTTTCCGCAGCCGGCGCTGGGGTTGTTTCTGTTGGCGGTGGCGTCGCGGCTGGAGCTGCCGGGGGCGGTGGAACAGGTGTTGACGACGTGTGACCGGATGGCGGCCGGCGGGATTCACGATCATCTGGGGGGTGGTTTTGCGCGGTATTCGGTGGATGAGCGCTGGCTGGTGCCGCACTTCGAGAAGATGCTCTACGATCAGGCGCAGTTGGTGCATTTGTACCTGGAGGCGTTTCTGGTGGGTGGCGCGGCCCGTCACGCGGCGGTGGCGCGGGGTATTCTGGAGTATGTGCTCCGGGATTTGCGGTTGCCGGAGGGCGGGTTTGCCTCGGGCGAGGACGCCGACAGCGAGGGTCAGGAGGGCCGGTTTTATTGTTGGACGGTGTCGGAGTTGCGGGAGGTGCTGACGCCGGAGGAGTTGGCCGTGGCGCAGCGGTACTTCGGGGTGACGGAGGCGGGGAACTTCGTGGACCACAGTCATCCGCGGCCGCTGCGGGGTTTGAATGTGTTGAGCGTGGCGGGGCCGGAGGTGTTGGAGGATCCGGGAGCCGGGGTGTTGCTGGCTTCGGCGATTCGGAAAATGCAGGAGGCACGGGCGCGGCGGGTGCGACCGTTGCGGGACGACAAGGTGTTGGCGTCGTGGAACGGTTTGATGCTGGGTGCGCTGGCCCGGGCGGGCGCGGTGCTGGGGGAGCCGCGGTATGTGGAGGCTGCGCGATCGAATCTTGCGTTTTTGCGGGGGCATATGTGGGAGGGGGCGGGAGGCGGCGGGGACGGCGGGGGCAGGGGTCGGGGCCGGCTGATCCATGAATGGCGGG